The sequence GCACGCGCGCCTGGCCCGGGCCGGGCTCGCCGGCCTCGATGGATTCGATCTGCAGGACTTCGGGACCGCCGGTGCGGTGGAAACGGACGATTCGGTTCATGGCAGCGCTCGCGCAAGGCCGCGGCCCGGCGGGATGCGCGCGGGCCGCGAATGGATCGGGGGAACGGGAACTGGGACCGCGCCAGCCGCCGCCGGTTCGCGCTTCAGCTGCGGAAGTAGGCCACCATCTCGCGCAGCTCGGCCGCCTGGTCGGTCATCGCCGTCGCGGTGGCCGACAGCTCCTCGGCCGCCGCGGCGTTGGACTGCATCGACAGGCTGATCTGGGCGATGCCCGAGTGGATCTGGCCGATGCCGTTGGTCTGGTCGCTCGAAGCCCCGGCGATCTCCTGCACCAGCTCGGCGGTGCGGCGGATCGACGGCACCATCACGTCGAACAGCTGGCCGGCCTGGTTGGCCAGGCCCACGCTCTCGTTGGCCAGCTCGCCGATCTCGCGCGCGGCGCTCTGGCTGCGCTCGGCCAGCTTGCGCACCTCCTGCGCCACCACCGCGAAACCCTTGCCGTGCACGCCGGCGCGCGCCGCCTCGATGGCGGCGTTGAGCGCCAGCATATTGGTCTGGTAGGCGATGTCGTCGACGATGCCGATCTTCTGCGCGATCTGGTTCATCGCGGCCACCGTCTGCCGCACCGCATCGCCGCCGGCCTCGGCCTGCTCGACGTTGCGCATGGCGATCTCGTCGGTGGCATGGGCGTTCTGGGTGTTCTGCAGCACCGAGGAGGTGATCTGCTCCATCGAGGCGCTGGTCTCCTCGACGCTGGCGGCCTGGCTGCTGCTCGAGGCCGACAGCGACATGGCGGCGCCGCTGATCTGGGCCGCGGCGTCGCTGAGCGTCTCGGTCGACACCCGCGCCTTGCCGATCACCGTCGACAGCGTCTCGCCCATGCTGCGCACCGCGTCGGCCAGCTGGCCGATCTCGTCGCGGCTGCGGAACGGCACATCGACCACCAGGTCGCCCTGGGCGATCGCGCCGAGCGCGGTATTGACATGCTGCAGGGGCTTGATGACCAGGCCGCGCATGGCCAGCGACAGCGCCACCACCAGCACCACGTCGAGCAGCAGGATCTGGCCGACGATCAAGGCCAGGTGGCGCTTGAGCTCTTCCTCGATGTCGCGGTTGCTGACGAACAGCTCGATCCGGCCCACCGTGCGCGCCGCGCCGTTGGCGGCGTAGCGCAGCTCGCCGCGCCGCTGCACCTCGGCCTCGTCGGCGCGCGGCACGCCCTGGGTCACCTTGCCGCCGTCGCTGCGCAAGCCGAGGAACAGCTTGTCCTCGGCATACAGCGCGATGCCGAGGATGAAGTCGCGCTTGATCTCGGAGCGCACGATGCTGTCGGCCTGGGTCGCGTCGAAATTCCATACCGCGACCGGCAGCGACAGCGACAGCCGGCCCATGATCTGGTCGACCGAAGCGGCGCGCTCGGCCAGGAGGCGCTTCTGGGTGTCGAGGTAGTTGTAGGTGCCGAAGCCGGCCAGCACCAGCGTGACCACGGCGACGAACAACAGGTTGAGCTTGAGGCGGATGCTTTTGAAATCGAACACGGGCCGGCCTGGTTGTCTGTTTATTGTGCGATGCGAGGATGGCTTCATCCTAGACCAACTGCGGCCGGCGCCAAATATAAGATGTCGCTTACCTGCGGCGGGGCGAATCTTTGTCCGGCCCGGGCAACGACAGATCGTCGAGCCGGTCCCCGCCGCAGTGCACGGAGCCCACTCCATCGCGGATATCGTCATTGCCGTCGACCGGTACGAGGCCCGAAAGCGAGACCGGACTCCAGTCCGACAAGGCCGTCGATCGCGGATCGCTGTCGAACTGGCGCCCGGCCCGAGGCGGCCTGCGGAGCCGCCCGGGCGAGGCGGCGCCGCCGCGAAACGGTGGATATGCCCCCGTTACCGTTGGCGGCTGGAGCCATCGGACCGGAGACCGCAGGCCCGTCGCGGTACGCTCAGTGCCAGTTCGCCGCCAGTACCGGGCCGAGCGCCTGCTGCTGACTGGCTGCCAGCGTCAGTTGGCCCAGCGGCGGCGGCGTGAAGCCCGCCATCGCCTGCACCAGCGCCTCCACCTGGCTGTCCAGCAGCACCTTGCCGTCGGCCGTCTGGAAGCGCTCGACGTGATAGGCGGCGCCGCCATACCAGTTCTGCACCACCAGCTTGTCCGCCGTGCCGATCACGCTCACCTCGAGATTGCTGCCGACGTGGCGGAACCACAGCTGGTCGATCGCGATGCCGGCCGAGAAGCGC is a genomic window of Chitinimonas koreensis containing:
- a CDS encoding methyl-accepting chemotaxis protein; protein product: MFDFKSIRLKLNLLFVAVVTLVLAGFGTYNYLDTQKRLLAERAASVDQIMGRLSLSLPVAVWNFDATQADSIVRSEIKRDFILGIALYAEDKLFLGLRSDGGKVTQGVPRADEAEVQRRGELRYAANGAARTVGRIELFVSNRDIEEELKRHLALIVGQILLLDVVLVVALSLAMRGLVIKPLQHVNTALGAIAQGDLVVDVPFRSRDEIGQLADAVRSMGETLSTVIGKARVSTETLSDAAAQISGAAMSLSASSSSQAASVEETSASMEQITSSVLQNTQNAHATDEIAMRNVEQAEAGGDAVRQTVAAMNQIAQKIGIVDDIAYQTNMLALNAAIEAARAGVHGKGFAVVAQEVRKLAERSQSAAREIGELANESVGLANQAGQLFDVMVPSIRRTAELVQEIAGASSDQTNGIGQIHSGIAQISLSMQSNAAAAEELSATATAMTDQAAELREMVAYFRS